agcaggcttggggggTAGGGGAAACcgccccctaccccagcacggGCCGGCAGACCAAAGCAGGTTGGGGCCAGGTCACATCACTTCCTGCTAcccagtgagtgcagggtggACCCAACCCCGCACTCTcagggcagcgggaagtggagtgatcCGGCCCTAGCCCGCTCCGCTCTGCTCTtctcttctggctcccagccttggggcttagggggcagaggggaaccgccccccagcactTCCTGGCGGTGTGGAgcaagctggggctgggtcactccacttacTGCTGCCCGGTGAGTGCAGACCCAACCCCTACTGCAGTCCTCAGGGAAAGGGGTGTaatggggccagggctggggcagagcaggggcaggaagaggtggggctggggcagagccgggggccatggggaagaggcagagcagggggtggaacagcatgcagctgcctagggcaccagaaaatgTGGTGCCCgaaatttcctggtgccccaCACAGTCGTGTACTTTGCATATGgataaggacggccctgcctacTGGTGAGCAACGCCTCCCCTCCTTGGGTTTGAGGATGGTGCTGGGTCTTAGGCACGAGACAGGCATCCAGATGCCTGCCTGAAGCAGCAGTACAAATGCACAGAGGCAAAAACGTAGGCACCTAGGGGACTTTTAGCACACAAATTTAGGCATCTATAGGATTGGGCATCAGCTGAGCAGGGATTTTGTGGCTCACAGGAACAATCTAGGTTCCTAAGtccctttggggatctgggccccTGTGCTTTCCCCCACAGATGACCAGACCTTGATACATACAGTCTGACCCCTCACATACAAGCACCTAGGAAATACTTGGGACAGGCAAAGAGATCATTCTATGGAGAGAGAGCTGCCTGCCATCCAGAGGGGATATGCTTTGCCTTCTGAATGTGCTAACTCCCTTTGATTGCCCACCTTCTGAGTAGCTGTTAAATCAGGACATCTCCCAAGAAACACAGCATAAGACAAAGGCTGAAGTACTGGAACCAGGCCATTGCGCTGAGCCCTTTGACAGTCACAGCTTGAGTATATACACTGTTCCCATTGCCACGGGAAGCAGCCTGCTAGCTCAAACTATTTCAGCAAACAACACGAGAGCTGAGAACTGTCAAAGGCTACAGTAAACATCTTCAGGCATCTCGACATTTGGTACACAATAAAGTAAAGGGCAATTCATTGTTCAAAAGGCAATACTCACGCCTAAAAAATGGGGGAGTTCATTGTTAATGAGCTCCTTTAATTCAGATTTCTTCAGCTTGTGTTTGTCTCCCTCCTTTCCCGAGTACTGGTGGAAAGCTTCAATGATGGCAATCATGGCATTTTCCAGAGCAGACATTTTTACAGTGGCACTCACCTAAAATGAAAGTGACTGGGAGGAAACACAGGGTTAAGCTCAGCATGGGGAGGGGGTTAAACGCCTTTTTGCCTGCTCTGTGCAACAATAAAAACATTGGACCAACAATGTTATACCActagggcctgctccaaagcccatggaagtcaatggacagATGCCAatagatttcagtgggctttggatcaggccccagatgaACACTCAAGGAAATCATGGGGAAATAATGCCAGCGAGGAGCTGACCATCTGTGAAAACTTTTCTTTCCATTGATATAGCTTAAGGTTAGGAAATACATGTGGGACATTGCCTAAATGATTGTTCTTACTTCAAAACCTTGGAGGACAAGcagaatatttgtatattttcaaaacagagtCAGCACAGACCTATCCTTAAAAGGAGGTACCCGGCAGTACTAGATGGTCCATATATGCATTAGCTTATTGCCAGCATCACTAACAAAAAGTAACATTCTGAAGGGAGGATTACTGGGTAACATAGCCATAGGGGATTTGTCAATTTCAACATTACATTCAAGGAGAGTGCACTGTGGGGCGTTGCGGAGGGAATAGCTACTATTTGTCTGGAAAATTCCCAGACTTCCCTGATATCTGAACACAAGTTTTGCACCTTGATCTCCACTTTGGCAgagtacaataaataaataaaagccagcAGGCTGTTAAAAGACTTAAATAGTCAAAATACACAACCCTCACCAATACATCAGTGATTAACTGAACTTTTTCAGTCAAATGGTACTGACTGCCTTGCTTTTCAGTGGATGGGCCACTAAGCCCCAGAGAAGCATTTCACCCCGAGATGTCGAGGAAGATCCTCAGCACTgacagaagaaaggggaaaaaagcagcaagtGAAGGTCTGGAAAACAAGGTTTCTTGACAACTGAAGTGCCACAAAATGATTTTCAAATAGATATTTTGGCCAGGTTTCAGTTAGATCCAACCtagctctttaaaataaaaaattgtgtcTGTTCAATCCAGAGACTGCTAATAATGTAAAAGAACTAATCTTTGGAACCATCTATGACCATATAATATAATCCTTTGGCAACTACCGCCATTGGTTACATAGGAAAGTATTTAATAGATTTTTagctatttttaatgcaatttaacagTTGGGAACAAGTACAGCCAGCCCTGTGGGAATAGCCAGCTTTCTGCAGATCACCAGGACTGCTCCATGGACCATTCTTGGTCTGCAGCCCACAAATTGGGAACCACAGACTTGTATCGTTGCCTGAGCAACACATCACCTCAATCATGGTATTTTTTAAGGTTCTGTTTTTTTCACCCTTTGGAGACTGTAAACACATATGGAAAATACTGCCCTCAGTATGAAAACAGTGTCTGTGTCTCCAACATGGTATCTTTTCCCCAAATTTGCTGCAGAATCACAAGTTCCAGTTTCCTGTGCTGAGATTTATCTATTTAGGTTCTTACTGTAGTGTGACCTTGTCTTAGTAAAAAGCCTCCTTTCTTACTTCAGAAGGAAAAAGCCCTTACAATTTGTGTCACATCACAAGAACCTGTCTCAGCCAATTAAATAGCAGGGCggaaatatatatttacacacgTGTTGTGTAATTTTCTTGGTTTGTAGCATTTGTTACTTCTTATGTTGAGTCTTCTGACCAGTTGATTTGCTCCATTTTCCTggattttgtacatttttgtttacagtgctttacaaattCCTCTGCAATCATCTTTAATCTccagctttttctttcttttacttctCAGATTTGGTTGGATCACTGAAAGGCTCTATCCCCACTAAACCAACAGTCCATTATGAGATCCAGTTTTCATAAGCCCTAAGTGCAAGCAAATATGCTCATTTCCCTTCATTCTGCACTGCTTCTGATAAACTATTTAATATGCTAGCTATAGAATGTAAGTGATTTATGTCCTTGTCTCCTGACATCACATAAATATTTGATTGCAAGGTTTCTTACAGATTTCATATAGATAATGAAACCCCTTTAGAAGATTACAATGTAATGGGAAAAGAGGTAAAAAAAACCAGCCCAAAAAGTTTCACAGTACTCTGATGCTAAGGAAGGTTTTAGTTAATAAAATTAAATCAGACTTTGCTTTTCTTAGGGGAAAAAACTTGGTTCTTGCAGATCCTTGCTGGTGCAAGTCAGCATTGCCCTATCAACTTTACAGGAACTACTacatcagaggctagggacttgCCTCGTGATGTAACTCTCTATCATAGACAAATCTTCCTCAGCCAGAGGAGCAAGAGAACAGGCAAATTGACTTAAATTAGATACAGTTAATGATCTTTGGAA
The window above is part of the Chelonoidis abingdonii isolate Lonesome George chromosome 10, CheloAbing_2.0, whole genome shotgun sequence genome. Proteins encoded here:
- the S100B gene encoding protein S100-B, with translation MSALENAMIAIIEAFHQYSGKEGDKHKLKKSELKELINNELPHFLGEIKDQETVDKVMETLDADGDAECDFQEFVAFIAMVTSACHEFFEHE